In Vagococcus hydrophili, one DNA window encodes the following:
- a CDS encoding glycosyltransferase, whose product MGKKLILLTNYYPYYKGEEYLESEIKHLSNTFEKIIIIPTMINEKMKVTRSTPKNVDIIEINYHHTTISKLKNTVKRYKGEDVEQTTKQFKCLLYQNYFSNRCEAVFKLISQKLFSQKNDFIVDNMEVVIYSYWLYTTSQIGVLLKRELIDKHNISVKLISRAHRYDLYENETRLNFLPSRKFLLKNNDYIYPCSDDGAEYLTSKYPKYSDKIMSRKLGTSYKGTNIFTNEIPFEIVSCSALRPIKRINLIVEALEILESKNIKYHWTHFGDGEELENVSKLAQLKLNKRNYKFKGFVKNSEVIKFYKENSVGCFINVSASEGIPVSIMEALSFSIPVIATDVGGTREIVFNGENGTLLKKETGKKEISEEIMKIISSNIQEYNKMRDKSYYIWKSMYNSEILYKDFSLEVLEMKGEKN is encoded by the coding sequence ATGGGAAAAAAATTAATTTTGTTGACCAACTATTATCCTTATTATAAAGGTGAAGAATATTTAGAATCAGAAATCAAGCATCTTTCTAATACATTTGAAAAAATTATTATAATTCCAACTATGATAAATGAGAAAATGAAAGTTACAAGAAGTACACCAAAAAATGTGGATATAATTGAGATTAACTATCATCATACAACTATTAGTAAACTGAAAAACACAGTAAAGAGATATAAAGGAGAAGACGTAGAACAGACTACTAAGCAATTTAAGTGCTTATTATATCAGAATTATTTTAGTAATCGTTGTGAAGCGGTTTTTAAATTAATTTCTCAAAAGTTATTTTCTCAAAAAAATGATTTTATTGTTGATAATATGGAAGTGGTTATTTATAGTTACTGGCTATATACCACTTCTCAAATAGGAGTACTTCTAAAAAGAGAGTTAATAGATAAACATAATATATCGGTTAAATTAATTTCCAGAGCACATAGATATGATTTGTATGAGAATGAAACACGCTTAAATTTTCTACCATCAAGAAAATTTTTATTAAAAAATAATGATTATATTTATCCTTGTTCAGATGATGGAGCTGAATATTTAACAAGTAAGTATCCTAAATATTCAGATAAAATAATGTCTAGAAAGTTAGGAACTAGTTATAAAGGAACCAATATATTTACTAATGAAATTCCATTTGAAATAGTGTCTTGTTCAGCTTTAAGACCAATAAAGAGAATTAATTTAATAGTAGAGGCTTTAGAAATTTTAGAAAGTAAAAACATAAAATATCATTGGACACATTTTGGTGACGGTGAGGAATTGGAAAATGTTTCTAAATTAGCTCAGTTAAAGTTGAATAAAAGAAATTATAAGTTTAAAGGATTTGTTAAGAATTCAGAAGTTATAAAATTCTATAAAGAGAACAGTGTGGGATGTTTTATAAATGTATCAGCTTCTGAAGGAATACCGGTATCAATTATGGAGGCATTATCTTTTTCTATACCAGTAATTGCAACAGATGTTGGTGGAACAAGAGAGATCGTTTTTAATGGAGAAAATGGAACGTTGCTGAAGAAAGAAACAGGGAAGAAAGAAATCTCAGAAGAGATTATGAAAATCATTTCTTCAAATATCCAAGAATATAACAAAATGAGGGATAAATCATATTATATTTGGAAATCAATGTATAATTCTGAAATATTATATAAGGATTTTTCATTAGAAGTTCTAGAAATGAAGGGTGAAAAAAATTGA
- a CDS encoding tyrosine-protein phosphatase — translation MLVDIHCHILPGIDDGAQTIEDSLEMARVAVSEGITHILCTPHHNNGVYLNPKHDVIKKVEELQIILDEKDIPITLFEGQEVRLSHDVLRRISQNEILFTDLDDSYLLIEFPSAEVPLYARHTLFDLCTSGYRPIIVHPERNQQLMKNPNLLIPFIEMGCLAQVTCASYTGQFGKEIQKVAKIMIEHDLAHMLSSDAHNTGHRGFYTKEAYDLLEKEFGIEKKERFTQTLKDIVNGDRVKIAEHTEYKKKFKLFG, via the coding sequence ATGCTCGTCGATATTCATTGTCACATACTACCAGGAATCGATGACGGAGCACAAACAATAGAGGATTCTCTCGAAATGGCACGCGTAGCTGTTTCTGAGGGGATCACTCACATTCTTTGTACACCTCATCATAATAATGGTGTTTACTTAAATCCAAAACATGATGTTATCAAAAAAGTCGAAGAGCTTCAAATCATTTTAGATGAGAAAGACATACCGATTACACTTTTTGAAGGTCAAGAGGTTAGATTGTCTCATGACGTGTTACGTCGCATCTCACAAAATGAAATTTTATTTACCGATTTAGATGATTCTTATCTATTGATTGAATTTCCCTCTGCGGAAGTTCCATTATATGCCCGTCACACGTTGTTTGATCTATGTACGAGTGGTTATCGCCCAATTATTGTTCATCCAGAGCGTAACCAACAACTCATGAAGAATCCAAATTTACTTATCCCATTTATTGAGATGGGGTGTTTAGCTCAAGTAACGTGTGCTAGTTATACTGGTCAATTTGGAAAAGAGATTCAAAAAGTGGCAAAAATCATGATTGAGCATGATTTAGCCCATATGTTAAGTTCCGATGCCCATAACACAGGACACAGAGGCTTTTATACAAAAGAAGCCTATGATCTACTGGAAAAAGAATTTGGCATCGAGAAGAAAGAACGGTTCACTCAAACATTGAAAGACATTGTTAACGGTGACCGAGTAAAAATAGCAGAACACACGGAGTACAAAAAGAAATTCAAATTATTTGGATAA
- the wecB gene encoding non-hydrolyzing UDP-N-acetylglucosamine 2-epimerase, with amino-acid sequence MQRKKILSIFGTRPEAIKMAPVIKELEKRSDEFESVVVVTAQQREMLDQVLTVFNIKPDYDLNIMQPNQTLAQLTSRVLMKLDPILEVEKPDVVLVHGDTTTSFVASLAAFYHQIKIGHVEAGLRTWDKYAPYPEEMNRQMTDCLSDIYFAPTVLSKANLLQANVPEEKIFVTGNTVVDALQQTTKHGFSHEITKKWDPDSKKVLLTCHRRENFGKPMEQVFKSVIKMVETYSDLEVIYPVHPNPNVKKQAEEMFKNQKRIHLIDPLDVIDFHNCMSECYFIMSDSGGVQEEAPSLGKPVLVLREVTERPEGLETGILKLVGTCEKTILNAVEKLMMDSEYYQSLTKQNNPYGDGYASIKIVNLLNEQ; translated from the coding sequence ATGCAACGAAAAAAAATACTAAGTATCTTTGGTACAAGGCCAGAAGCCATAAAAATGGCACCAGTTATCAAAGAACTAGAAAAGAGATCTGACGAATTCGAATCGGTGGTTGTTGTGACAGCCCAACAAAGAGAGATGCTTGATCAAGTATTGACTGTTTTTAATATTAAACCAGACTATGACTTAAATATCATGCAACCAAATCAAACCTTGGCTCAATTAACAAGCCGTGTTTTAATGAAATTAGATCCGATTTTAGAAGTAGAAAAGCCTGATGTGGTCTTAGTTCATGGTGATACAACGACGTCATTTGTAGCAAGTCTTGCCGCTTTTTATCACCAAATAAAAATCGGTCACGTGGAAGCCGGTCTTAGAACATGGGATAAATATGCTCCTTATCCTGAAGAAATGAACCGTCAGATGACAGATTGCTTAAGTGATATCTATTTTGCGCCGACAGTATTAAGTAAGGCTAATTTACTTCAAGCAAATGTCCCAGAAGAAAAAATATTTGTGACAGGCAATACAGTCGTTGATGCCTTACAGCAGACAACGAAACATGGATTTTCACATGAAATCACAAAAAAATGGGACCCTGATAGTAAGAAAGTGTTACTAACATGTCATCGCCGGGAAAATTTTGGAAAACCGATGGAACAAGTATTTAAGTCGGTAATCAAAATGGTCGAGACTTATTCAGATTTAGAAGTGATTTATCCAGTACATCCTAATCCAAATGTAAAAAAACAAGCGGAAGAGATGTTCAAAAATCAGAAACGGATTCATTTAATTGACCCGCTAGATGTGATTGATTTCCATAATTGCATGAGCGAATGTTATTTTATTATGAGTGATTCAGGTGGTGTTCAGGAAGAAGCACCTTCATTAGGTAAACCAGTTTTAGTTTTAAGAGAGGTAACCGAACGTCCTGAAGGTCTTGAAACAGGTATTTTAAAACTTGTTGGAACTTGTGAAAAAACAATATTGAACGCCGTTGAGAAATTAATGATGGATAGTGAATATTACCAGTCTTTAACTAAACAAAACAATCCTTACGGAGACGGCTATGCCAGTATAAAAATTGTTAATTTATTAAATGAACAATAA
- a CDS encoding CpsD/CapB family tyrosine-protein kinase, whose protein sequence is MAKDKRKTLINPEAVTLFTVVDPLSTVAEQYRTIRTNLLYSNPESRTQSIIVTSSGPSEGKSTTAANLAVIFAQSGIKTLLVDADLRRPTVHRTFDTDNTKGLASLLSVRRMSLGEVIQPSEIRNLDLLPCGPVSPNPSELLSSARMRKVVHILKSQYDFIIFDVPPISTVTDGQLIASQVDGTLLVVREDQTDKAGLERAVKLLERVDSKILGAVYMGETGHQDYSYYYS, encoded by the coding sequence ATGGCAAAAGATAAAAGAAAAACACTAATCAACCCAGAAGCGGTAACGCTCTTTACAGTGGTTGATCCCTTATCAACAGTAGCAGAACAATATCGTACAATTAGAACCAATTTACTATATTCAAATCCAGAATCAAGAACACAAAGCATTATCGTGACATCTTCTGGACCATCAGAAGGTAAATCAACAACAGCAGCAAACCTAGCTGTTATCTTCGCTCAATCTGGTATTAAAACATTACTAGTTGATGCGGATTTACGTCGTCCGACGGTTCACCGTACCTTTGATACGGATAATACAAAAGGTTTAGCGAGTTTACTAAGTGTGAGACGTATGTCTTTAGGTGAGGTTATCCAACCAAGTGAGATCCGTAATCTAGATTTATTACCTTGTGGACCCGTATCACCTAATCCATCTGAATTACTATCATCAGCACGTATGAGAAAAGTGGTTCACATCCTAAAAAGTCAATATGACTTCATTATTTTCGATGTGCCGCCAATCAGTACCGTAACTGATGGTCAGCTAATCGCTTCACAAGTCGACGGAACATTACTTGTGGTTCGTGAAGATCAAACGGATAAAGCTGGTTTAGAACGTGCTGTTAAATTATTAGAGCGCGTGGATTCAAAAATTTTGGGAGCTGTTTATATGGGAGAAACAGGACACCAAGATTACAGTTATTACTATAGTTAA
- a CDS encoding DegT/DnrJ/EryC1/StrS family aminotransferase, which produces MKRNIPFSPPDITEAEINSVIEVLKSGWITTGPKTKEFERKIAEYCRTERAVALNSATACMEMTLRVLGIGPGDEVITSAYTYTASASVIHHVGAKIILVDTQKDSYEMDYDQLASKITEKTKAIIPVDLAGIMCDYDKLYQVIDSTKDKFKSSNKIQEAIGRVVVLADAAHSFGATYKNKISGEVADFTSFSFHAVKNLTTAEGGAVTWKTIDGIDNEEIYKEFMLLSLHGQSKDALAKTEIGSWEYDIVAPNYKCNMTDIMAAIGLIQLERYPSILKKRKKLIEAYEKELSDVNMVKVLGHYHSESNSSGHLLITNFRDLNLEERNDMIISLAKEGISTNVHYKPLPLLTAYKNLGFDIEDYPNAYELYVNEITLPLNSLMSVEDVHYIGKKIKKENDL; this is translated from the coding sequence ATGAAAAGAAATATACCATTTTCACCACCAGATATAACAGAAGCAGAAATTAATTCTGTTATCGAGGTATTAAAGTCAGGTTGGATAACTACTGGACCTAAAACAAAAGAGTTTGAGAGAAAGATTGCTGAATATTGTCGTACAGAAAGAGCAGTCGCTTTAAATTCAGCAACTGCATGTATGGAAATGACATTAAGAGTGTTGGGAATTGGACCTGGAGATGAAGTAATAACTTCTGCCTATACATATACTGCATCCGCAAGTGTAATTCATCATGTCGGTGCTAAAATTATTTTAGTTGATACACAAAAAGATTCTTATGAAATGGATTACGATCAATTAGCAAGTAAAATTACTGAAAAAACAAAAGCAATTATTCCAGTTGATTTAGCGGGAATAATGTGTGATTATGACAAATTGTATCAAGTAATAGATAGTACTAAAGATAAATTTAAATCATCTAATAAAATCCAAGAAGCTATTGGTAGAGTGGTTGTATTAGCAGATGCAGCTCATTCATTTGGAGCTACGTATAAAAATAAAATTAGTGGCGAAGTGGCTGACTTTACATCGTTTTCTTTTCATGCTGTTAAAAACTTAACAACTGCAGAAGGTGGAGCAGTTACTTGGAAAACTATTGACGGGATAGATAATGAAGAAATCTATAAGGAATTTATGTTGTTATCTCTTCATGGTCAGTCCAAAGATGCGTTGGCGAAAACTGAGATTGGGTCTTGGGAGTACGATATCGTAGCTCCGAATTATAAATGTAATATGACTGATATCATGGCTGCAATAGGTTTGATTCAATTAGAAAGGTACCCATCAATATTGAAAAAAAGAAAAAAACTTATTGAAGCTTATGAAAAAGAATTAAGTGACGTAAACATGGTAAAAGTATTAGGACATTATCATTCTGAATCAAATTCTAGTGGTCATTTATTGATAACTAATTTTAGGGATTTAAATTTAGAAGAGAGAAATGATATGATTATTTCGTTAGCTAAAGAAGGCATATCAACTAATGTTCACTATAAACCGTTACCTTTGTTAACAGCATATAAAAATTTAGGTTTTGATATAGAAGATTATCCTAATGCATATGAATTATATGTTAATGAGATAACACTTCCGTTAAATAGTTTAATGAGTGTAGAAGATGTGCACTACATTGGTAAAAAAATAAAAAAGGAGAATGATTTATAA
- a CDS encoding YveK family protein, translating into MEETISLQEIFTLLKKNVVLILSMFFVGIGIAALVTFMLITPKYSAASQLIATSQNKDKNVSTDNINSNLMMINTYKDFIKGRVVTEETRKQLEKEIGFKGTATDVENMVNVTQTQNSQMFSIVVTSESPKEAATTANVIANIFREEAKEYTEADKVSIISEAEVPTSPVSPNKKINLAIGGILGVILGIGLALLSQLFNRTVKNPEYLTETLNIPIVGILPLVDAKTVKENRAKQWAALEDTNAMTDNNSDELFDFQSEIDGLDDDLSKLNRDVNLEDTIDLSNLDITKIDLTSLDLDSSDDDLAMPQPKSEATRATRRFVR; encoded by the coding sequence ATGGAAGAGACGATTAGTTTACAAGAGATTTTTACCCTGCTTAAAAAGAATGTGGTTTTAATATTATCAATGTTTTTTGTAGGGATTGGGATTGCAGCATTAGTAACTTTTATGCTGATTACACCAAAGTATAGTGCAGCATCACAATTAATAGCGACATCACAAAATAAAGATAAAAATGTAAGTACAGATAACATCAACAGTAACTTAATGATGATCAATACCTACAAAGACTTTATTAAAGGTCGTGTGGTAACAGAAGAGACAAGAAAACAACTTGAAAAAGAGATTGGTTTTAAAGGAACAGCGACAGATGTTGAAAACATGGTCAATGTGACACAAACACAAAACTCACAAATGTTCTCAATTGTTGTAACTTCAGAAAGTCCTAAAGAAGCGGCTACAACAGCCAATGTTATTGCTAATATCTTTAGAGAAGAAGCGAAAGAATATACAGAAGCAGATAAAGTTTCGATTATCTCAGAAGCAGAAGTACCAACTTCACCTGTTTCACCAAATAAAAAAATCAACTTAGCTATTGGTGGGATTTTAGGGGTTATCTTAGGAATTGGTTTAGCGTTATTAAGCCAGTTATTTAACCGTACTGTGAAAAATCCTGAATACTTAACTGAAACATTAAATATTCCAATCGTGGGTATTTTACCACTAGTGGACGCTAAGACAGTCAAAGAAAATCGTGCGAAACAATGGGCAGCCCTAGAAGATACAAATGCCATGACGGATAACAACAGTGACGAATTATTTGACTTCCAATCTGAAATTGATGGTCTAGATGATGATTTATCAAAATTGAATCGCGACGTGAACTTAGAAGACACGATTGATTTATCAAACTTAGATATTACAAAAATTGATTTAACATCATTGGATTTAGATTCATCAGATGATGACCTTGCTATGCCTCAACCAAAATCAGAGGCAACTAGAGCAACACGTAGATTTGTTAGATAA
- a CDS encoding ATP-grasp domain-containing protein has protein sequence MKKILILGVASVQADAIKTLNRLGYETHALAMKKDGPGADLADSFKEINILDIEKVTEYVKENKIDVVYSVGSDLAIPVASEISENLKLPYFVTSETAKICNKKDKMREFLGNNFEGNVNYQILKAKSESIKLDFPFIMKPTDSQGQRGVNLIHTQEQFESLFNETQGYSRDKLVIIEQYIDGPEVSVNGYMEDGKITFLEVSDRETWEKYTGLIRKHVVPSEKITPDIKNKLISIIENACLKLNINNGPVYVQMKIEDNSPYIIEITPRLDGCHMWKLLKYATEFDILESSLYHLIENKNPNLSVETNVRKYELEFACQKPNTNAVYTDYKENEENSEEYYYYYCEGDLIRPVNGKYEKIGYFVNNKEAQI, from the coding sequence ATGAAAAAAATTCTTATTTTAGGTGTGGCATCGGTACAAGCTGATGCTATAAAAACATTGAACAGATTAGGGTATGAAACACATGCGTTAGCGATGAAAAAAGATGGTCCAGGTGCTGATTTAGCAGATAGTTTTAAAGAGATAAATATACTAGATATTGAGAAAGTAACAGAATATGTAAAAGAAAATAAGATTGATGTTGTTTATTCTGTAGGATCAGATTTAGCTATTCCTGTTGCTTCAGAAATTAGTGAAAATTTAAAATTGCCTTACTTTGTTACAAGTGAAACAGCAAAAATTTGTAATAAAAAAGATAAAATGAGAGAATTTTTAGGAAATAATTTTGAAGGAAATGTAAATTACCAGATATTGAAAGCGAAAAGTGAGTCTATAAAATTAGATTTTCCTTTCATTATGAAACCTACTGATTCTCAAGGACAACGAGGTGTAAATTTAATTCATACTCAGGAGCAATTTGAAAGCCTATTTAACGAAACACAAGGCTATTCAAGAGATAAGTTAGTTATAATTGAGCAATATATAGATGGTCCAGAAGTCTCGGTTAATGGATATATGGAAGATGGGAAAATAACATTTTTGGAAGTTTCAGATAGAGAAACATGGGAAAAATATACAGGATTGATAAGAAAGCATGTAGTACCATCAGAAAAAATAACGCCTGATATAAAAAATAAATTGATTTCAATTATTGAAAATGCGTGCTTAAAACTGAATATAAATAATGGTCCAGTTTATGTACAAATGAAAATAGAAGATAATAGTCCATATATTATTGAAATAACACCAAGGTTAGATGGTTGTCACATGTGGAAGCTATTAAAATATGCAACGGAATTCGATATACTTGAATCAAGTTTATACCATTTAATTGAAAATAAAAATCCAAATCTATCAGTAGAAACTAATGTTAGAAAATATGAATTAGAATTTGCGTGTCAAAAACCTAATACCAATGCAGTTTATACTGATTATAAGGAAAATGAAGAGAATTCTGAAGAGTATTATTACTATTATTGTGAAGGTGATCTAATTAGACCAGTAAATGGAAAATATGAAAAAATAGGATATTTTGTAAATAATAAAGAGGCTCAAATATGA
- a CDS encoding sugar transferase has translation MYQTYIKRILDILISFIGIGILFLVMIPVSIVIKKEDQGPIFFNGKRLGKNMKEFKMYKFRTMKTGAPDLRNSDGTTYNSASDQRVTNVGHTLRKLSVDELPQFINVLKGDMSIIGPRPSPLGNKDMYPKKFFKKYEVKPGITGYNQALLRNSATMDERIENDAYYTDNISFFLDVKIFYWTLKSVIRRKNINNH, from the coding sequence ATGTACCAGACTTATATTAAACGTATTTTAGATATATTGATTTCTTTCATAGGTATAGGTATTTTATTTTTAGTTATGATTCCTGTTTCAATTGTAATAAAAAAAGAAGATCAAGGTCCAATTTTTTTTAACGGTAAGAGATTAGGAAAAAATATGAAAGAATTTAAAATGTATAAATTTAGAACAATGAAAACCGGGGCACCTGATTTAAGAAATTCCGATGGGACCACATATAATAGTGCCAGTGATCAGAGAGTGACTAATGTAGGTCATACATTAAGAAAACTGAGTGTAGATGAGTTACCTCAGTTTATTAATGTTTTGAAGGGTGATATGAGTATTATAGGGCCTAGGCCAAGTCCACTTGGAAATAAAGACATGTATCCAAAAAAATTTTTTAAGAAATATGAAGTTAAACCTGGAATAACTGGTTATAATCAAGCTTTATTACGTAATTCTGCTACAATGGATGAAAGAATAGAAAATGATGCTTATTACACTGACAATATTAGTTTTTTTTTAGATGTAAAAATATTTTATTGGACGTTGAAGTCAGTAATAAGAAGAAAAAATATAAATAATCATTAA
- a CDS encoding NAD-dependent epimerase/dehydratase family protein — translation MRVAISGGSGFIGQYLCKELLNCGMEPVILSRRENKYKNIETIKTDYTYSDLIYKLKNIDSFVHLASKRGNQGRIEEFHSNEVMTQTIFEVCKELKIDNIVNASTISVYSKQDELPWNECSTVDPELMYGVSKFSNECIANIYSKKHGMNIKNLRIAHVFGFNEKNNYMINKFMRLAYNKKQLLLNTPSISKREFIYVKDVARAIQKALLLESSGTYNIGSSIRLTNEEVANKINSVFKNENEVSVLNKEGSEGISASYMDNSKAIETLMYSSEYSFEDALKEIFTEMKELPNVPDLY, via the coding sequence ATGAGAGTAGCTATTTCTGGTGGTTCAGGTTTTATTGGTCAATACTTATGTAAGGAATTGTTAAATTGTGGAATGGAGCCAGTAATTTTATCTAGGAGAGAGAATAAATATAAAAATATAGAAACAATTAAAACAGATTATACATATAGTGATTTGATTTACAAATTAAAAAATATAGATTCATTTGTACATTTAGCATCAAAAAGAGGAAACCAAGGTAGAATTGAGGAATTTCATAGTAATGAAGTGATGACTCAAACCATTTTTGAAGTATGTAAAGAATTAAAAATTGATAATATAGTGAATGCATCAACTATTTCAGTATATAGCAAGCAAGATGAGTTGCCTTGGAACGAGTGTTCTACTGTGGATCCAGAATTAATGTACGGTGTGAGTAAATTTTCTAATGAGTGTATAGCAAATATATATTCTAAGAAACATGGCATGAATATAAAAAATTTGAGAATAGCTCATGTCTTTGGATTTAATGAAAAAAATAATTATATGATCAATAAATTTATGAGATTAGCGTACAATAAAAAACAATTATTATTAAATACTCCTTCAATTTCCAAAAGAGAATTCATTTATGTTAAGGATGTGGCAAGAGCCATACAGAAAGCACTTTTACTTGAGTCATCAGGTACTTATAATATAGGTTCTAGCATTAGGTTGACGAATGAAGAGGTCGCTAATAAGATAAATAGTGTATTCAAAAATGAAAATGAGGTATCTGTTTTAAATAAAGAAGGTAGTGAAGGTATATCTGCATCATATATGGATAATAGTAAAGCAATAGAGACATTAATGTACTCTTCAGAATATAGCTTTGAAGATGCTTTGAAAGAGATTTTTACAGAAATGAAGGAGTTACCAAATGTACCAGACTTATATTAA
- a CDS encoding polysaccharide biosynthesis protein, translated as MGRKTKMAVILLIDSAIIVFANLASNIFLASMMTVSRRHMVYALLAQVALYVVFGFLFGVFNRITRYTSINSIVSIFSAITVASAIELVFFYALDTRKEDLFQTISSFFVALLLIISSRIAWRILVEYQMKKGSRNGVEIQNAFIIGAGDAGELLYNTLKKNSEKTHLEIKGFIDDDINKYKTILSGQKVLGNIEQLPDLIAEYGIEVLTVAIPSMTAAQYERLLDIVNPLDVELYTIPSIEELATGKVAVTKLREIDVVDLLGRAEVTLEMDVIKSQITNQVIMVTGAGGSIGSEICRQIMAFSPKQILLLGHGENSIYLIEKELNQCYSEKNTEIVPIIADIRDAKRIFEVMKKYQPAIVYHAAAHKHVPLMECNPAEALKNNIYGTKNVAEAALANDVTSFVMISTDKAVKPPNVMGSTKRIAEMIVTGLNGKGTTKFSAVRFGNVLGSRGSVVPLFKEQVANGGPLTVTDFRMTRYFMTIPEASRLVIQSGSLAQGGEIFILDMGEPVKIYDLAKKVIKLSGYTENEIPIIEAGIRPGEKLYEELLVDKERSKEQVHEKIFVGNVKGFTYDQVLEFVEGLPDNHDALARELIRFANKSSEEN; from the coding sequence ATGGGGAGAAAGACGAAAATGGCAGTTATCTTGCTGATAGATTCAGCAATAATAGTGTTTGCCAATTTAGCAAGTAACATTTTTTTAGCGTCAATGATGACCGTTTCACGTAGACATATGGTGTATGCGCTACTTGCGCAAGTAGCGTTATACGTCGTCTTTGGTTTTTTATTTGGGGTGTTTAATAGAATAACGAGATATACAAGTATTAACTCAATCGTATCGATCTTTTCAGCGATTACGGTAGCAAGTGCGATTGAGTTAGTATTTTTTTACGCCTTAGATACAAGAAAAGAGGATTTATTTCAAACCATTTCTTCCTTCTTTGTCGCTTTACTACTAATTATTAGTAGTCGGATTGCTTGGCGCATTCTTGTGGAGTACCAAATGAAAAAAGGTAGCCGTAACGGTGTAGAGATTCAAAATGCCTTTATTATTGGTGCAGGAGATGCGGGAGAGCTTCTTTACAACACGTTAAAGAAAAATTCAGAAAAGACTCATTTAGAAATCAAAGGTTTTATTGACGATGATATTAATAAGTATAAAACAATCCTTTCAGGGCAAAAAGTTCTTGGAAATATTGAGCAACTACCAGATTTGATTGCTGAATATGGTATTGAAGTTTTAACAGTGGCAATTCCCTCAATGACAGCAGCTCAGTACGAACGTTTACTAGATATTGTAAATCCTTTAGACGTTGAACTTTATACAATACCTTCTATTGAAGAATTAGCTACAGGTAAAGTTGCGGTAACCAAACTTCGTGAAATTGATGTCGTGGATTTACTTGGTCGTGCGGAAGTTACATTAGAGATGGATGTTATTAAAAGTCAGATTACGAATCAAGTAATCATGGTAACTGGTGCAGGTGGTTCGATTGGTTCTGAGATTTGCCGTCAAATTATGGCTTTTTCACCTAAACAAATTTTACTTTTAGGTCATGGTGAAAACTCTATTTATTTGATTGAGAAAGAATTAAACCAATGTTATAGCGAAAAGAACACAGAGATTGTCCCGATTATTGCGGATATTAGAGATGCTAAACGAATCTTTGAAGTGATGAAAAAATACCAACCAGCGATTGTCTACCATGCCGCAGCGCATAAACATGTGCCTTTAATGGAATGCAATCCAGCAGAAGCGTTAAAAAATAATATTTACGGAACAAAGAATGTGGCAGAAGCTGCTTTAGCTAATGATGTTACATCATTTGTGATGATTTCAACAGACAAGGCGGTTAAACCACCTAATGTCATGGGATCAACGAAGCGAATTGCTGAGATGATTGTGACAGGACTTAACGGAAAAGGTACAACGAAATTTAGTGCTGTACGTTTCGGAAATGTATTAGGGAGTCGTGGTAGTGTGGTTCCTTTATTTAAAGAACAAGTAGCCAATGGCGGACCGCTAACGGTAACTGACTTTAGAATGACCCGTTACTTTATGACGATACCAGAAGCGAGCCGCTTAGTAATTCAATCTGGTTCCTTAGCTCAAGGTGGGGAAATCTTTATCTTGGACATGGGTGAGCCTGTTAAGATTTATGACTTAGCGAAGAAAGTCATTAAATTAAGTGGCTACACTGAAAATGAAATACCGATTATTGAAGCAGGCATCAGACCTGGTGAAAAATTATATGAAGAATTATTAGTAGATAAAGAACGTTCGAAAGAACAAGTTCATGAAAAAATCTTTGTTGGTAATGTTAAAGGATTTACTTATGATCAGGTATTAGAATTTGTGGAAGGATTACCTGACAATCATGATGCTTTAGCAAGAGAATTAATTCGTTTTGCGAATAAATCGAGTGAGGAGAATTAA